A single genomic interval of Armigeres subalbatus isolate Guangzhou_Male chromosome 1, GZ_Asu_2, whole genome shotgun sequence harbors:
- the LOC134212194 gene encoding uncharacterized protein LOC134212194 has product MEAFINEMVEPRVMDLLILILPKWKLLVYIFLMNVIIFSPIYFFGVILIDDVELQLICPSAMLFGFNLVHRALFVRHNLNNTRSMLVGIGFLCVGISSSGLVTMYSNDRGTYQSIVLLYSAVGGYGYHLVFSKMWKVLAKIFNAKKEMFVIKFLHSFGQSMTPIFLLVTFYCPWKDYILGALLVVLGAVLLNLVPITILIENEKNFLKLDQDSFVKITEKGNESFYNDVVKNFTGAETVFAVQNPPQGDQMPMISWKNPANYNREQEMEIPAILEADCDEDLLNRDGKCYNQDGVEILEIIVEEDEGTVSEIEEVTVDVQSAKAADKAKWLTLDQMLILIIKLYHGIQIRQNFNTRIAKSVRYAIRELKFYSCLLLKSSDVCIFILFLTVLPRFMSHHYHYRGKPRQMLLLSLVIISSSWATFSLLLLWCDIKLRKQQDKLLIFSVLFKAFGYFCVYSTKSSFWTVSGCILIGVGHAITCSYQDLVIKRKFNARQWSLVKGALCLLSGLLVLAIASLTNIAYIYCRIDNVLLTLLLVYCFSGSVWLVCNFRIIFR; this is encoded by the exons ATGGAAGCTTTCATCAACGAAATGGTAGAACCGAGGGTGATGGATTTGCTGATTCTGATTCTGCCAAAATGGAAACTGCTGGTGTACATATTTTTGATGAAC GTTATCATATTTTCACCGATCTATTTCTTCGGTGTGATTCTGATTGACGACGTTGAGCTACAGTTAATCTGTCCATCGGCAATGCTGTTCGGTTTCAACCTCGTGCACCGGGCCCTGTTCGTACGGCACAACCTCAACAACACCCGTTCGATGCTAGTGGGTATCGGATTTCTGTGCGTCGGAATCTCGTCCAGCGGTTTGGTCACCATGTACAGCAACGATAGAGGAACGTATCAGTCGATCGTGCTACTCTACAGTGCGGTAGGAG GTTACGGTTATCACTTGGTTTTCTCCAAAATGTGGAAAGTCTTAGCAAAGATCTTCAACGCCAAGAAGGAAATGTTCGTGATAAAGTTTCTTCATTCATTCGGACAATCCATGACTCCGATATTTCTACTAGTCACATTCTATTGCCCGTGGAAGGACTACATATTAGGTGCCCTACTGGTAGTATTAGGTGCGGTCCTACTGAACCTTGTCCCAATTACCATCCTTATAGAAAACGAAAAGAACTTCCTGAAGCTGGATCAAGACTCTTTCGTCAAAATTACCGAAAAGGGTAACGAATCGTTCTACAACGATGTTGTCAAAAACTTTACCGGTGCGGAAACAGTGTTTGCAGTCCAGAATCCTCCCCAAGGTGACCAAATGCCAATGATTAGTTGGAAGAACCCGGCCAATTACAACCGTGAACAGGAAATGGAAATACCTGCGATACTGGAGGCGGACTGCGATGAAGACCTGCTGAACAGAGATGGCAAATGCTACAATCAAGATGGTGTGGAGATACTGGAGATTATTGTCGAAGAGGACGAAGGCACCGTTTCGGAAATTGAAGAGGTCACCGTCGACGTGCAATCTGCTAAGGCGGCCGATAAGGCAAAATGGCTCACACTGGATCAGATGCTCatattaatcatcaaactgtacCATGGCATTCAAATACGCCAAAACTTTAACACTAGAATCGCGAAATCCGTACGCTATGCGATCAGAGAGCTCAAGTTCTACAGCTGCTTACTTCTCAAGTCGTCTGACGTGTGCATCTTCATACTTTTCCTGACGGTGTTACCGAGATTTATGTCCCACCATTATCACTACCGGGGAAAGCCGCGGCAAATGCTCCTTTTATCGCTAGTCATTATCTCATCGTCGTGGGCGACGTTTTCGCTGCTGCTGCTTTGGTGCGATATAAAGCTACGCAAACAGCAAGATAAGCTACTCATATTCAGCGTACTGTTCAAGGCGTTTGGCTATTTTTGTGTCTACTCGACCAAGTCCAGCTTTTGGACCGTATCCGGATGCATTCTGATTGGCGTGGGTCACGCGATCACCTGTTCGTACCAGGATCTGGTCATCAAGCGGAAGTTCAACGCCCGACAGTGGAGTCTGGTGAAGGGAGCCCTCTGTCTGCTGAGCGGACTGCTAGTGTTGGCGATAGCTAGCTTAACCAATATAGCTTACATATACTGTAGGATAGATAATGTATTGCTGACACTGTTGCTTGTATACTGCTTCAGCGGGAGTGTGTGGCTGGTGTGTAATTTTAGGATAATTTTTCGATAA
- the LOC134207163 gene encoding uncharacterized protein LOC134207163, giving the protein MPHHIPAWEPRVDVFRFKVPDWNSSVVCKRSVISDLARLIGVVTVSAKIFVQSLWKKKVSWDEPLQDDLQEQWVEFRISLSRLEFLEIPRWIAFRTNCLSVELHGFCDASTKAYGACIYVRCTHSDATITTNLLVAKSRVSPLAELGKKRKQLTIPRLELSSDVLLAHLYEKTVASIPVSAQSYFHTDSMIVRYWILSNPSRYQMFVANRISEVQHLTKNGTWRHVAGTENPADALSRGITPGDLQNNSLWWEGPPWLKQEKEYWPETQEIVLEELDRSHLEESSAVVSVATISPPSDIFSLRSTLHRLEKLVALLLRFKYNTLHARGSISKRLGAVTLSERKNALLKLVKLSQHECFSQEIVDLKGKGEVRPTSRIRTLHPRLIEGVLRVGGRLENAPISINRKHPILLDKNHPLTFMIMRRFHFEHLHAGPQLLVASVREPYWPLSARSLPRTIVHRCLTCIRNKPVVQDQLMVDLPVERVTPAPLFLRKANYSEALRCSFVCLVTKAVNIEMFADLNTSGFLAALKRFVVKREKPVLITCDNGSNFDRARRQLDELAALFKDQQSQCSIAAGAADIGIKFKFIPAKSPNFGGLWEAAVKSMKQHLKKTIGLRTVTPDELNTVLTQIEACLNSRPLTQISNDPSDLSVLTPGHFLVQRPLTAVAGPWLKDIPEGRLSRWQQAENFVQRVWSRWSTQYLSDLHNRTKWSRQKNNLFVGTMVLIKEDNLPPLKWLLGRVIQVHPGADGNIRVVTVRTKDGNIVRAISKICILPISDNDQPPATGEN; this is encoded by the exons ATGCCGCACCATATCCCTGCCTGGGAGCCTAGGGTAGATGTTTTTCGCTTCAAGGTGCCAGATTGGAATTCATCGGTCGTCTGCAAACGATCAGTTATCTCCGATTTAGCTCGATTAATTGGAGTCGTAACCGTTTCCGccaaaatatttgttcaatcTCTCTGGAAGAAGAAGGTGTCTTGGGACGAACCGCTGCAAGACGACCTTCAAGAGCAATGGGTGGAGTTTCGAATAAGCCTCTCTAGACttgaatttctggaaattccGAGATGGATCGCATTCCGGACAAATTGTCTTTCGGTGGAGCTTCACGGTTTTTGCGATGCTTCGACGAAGGCCTACGGAGCGTGCATATATGTTCGGTGTACGCATTCGGATGCGACAATCACCACTAATCTGCTGGTAGCAAAGTCACGAGTGTCCCCGCTAGCAGAGCTGGGAAAGAAAAGGAAGCAGCTCACAATTCCTCGGCTAGAGTTGTCCTCCGATGTGCTATTAGCTCATCTCTACGAGAAAACAGTTGCAAGCATTCCGGTTTCCGCCCAGTCATATTTCCACACCGACTCCATGATTGTGCGTTACTGGATCTTATCAAATCCGTCGCGGTACCAAATGTTCGTGGCGAACAGGATCTCGGAAGTGCAACACCTGACGAAAAATGGTACGTGGAGACACGTAGCAGGAACGGAAAATCCAGCGGATGCACTTTCGCGCGGCATTACACCAGGAGATCTACAAAATAATTCGCTGTGGTGGGAAGGGCCACCCTGGCTGAAACAAGAAAAGGAATACTGGCCAGAAACCCAAGAAATCGTATTGGAAGAACTGGATCGATCGCACCTCGAGGAAAGTTCTGCTGTAGTATCCGTAGCTACAATCTCACCACCAAGTGACATCTTCAGTCTACGTTCCACGTTGCACCGACTGGAAAAACTTGTTGCCCTACTGCTGCGTTTTAAATACAACACTCTCCATGCACGCGGGTCAATCTCCAAAAGGCTCGGTGCGGTGACACTTTCGGAGCGGAAGAACGCGCTACTGAAACTAGTGAAATTGTCACAGCATGAATGTTTCTCCCAAGAAATCGTCGACCTTAAAGGAAAGGGCGAAGTTCGCCCAACGTCTCGAATCAGGACATTACACCCACGCTTGATTGAAGGCGTACTCCGAGTCGGCGGCCGGCTGGAGAATGCCCCAATCTCCATAAATCGGAAGCATCCCATACTGTTGGACAAAAATCATCCTCTGACATTCATGATCATGCGTCGTTTCCACTTTGAACATCTTCACGCTGGACCTCAACTGTTGGTAGCCAGTGTACGCGAACCATATTGGCCACTCAGCGCTCGAAGTCTTCCTCGTACGATTGTGCACAGATGCCTCACCTGTATCCGTAATAAGCCAGTCGTGCAGGATCAATTGATGGTCGATCTCCCAGTGGAACGAGTCACTCCAGCTCCACTATTTCTCCGG AAGGCGAACTACAGTGAAGCATTACGCTGCAGTTTTGTATGCCTGGTCACCAAAGCGGTTAATATTGAGATGTTTGCAGATTTAAATACTTCAGGATTCCTGGCCGCTCTGAAGAGGTTCGTGGTCAAGAGGGAAAAACCGGTCCTCATAACGTGCGACAACGGGTCCAACTTTGATAGAGCAAGGCGGCAGCTAGACGAATTAGCTGCACTTTTCAAGGATCAGCAGTCCCAGTGTTCAATCGCAGCTGGCGCTGCGGACATAGggattaaatttaaattcattCCAGCCAAATCCCCAAACTTCGGCGGTTTGTGGGAGGCGGCAGTCAAGTCAATGAAGCAACATTTGAAGAAGACGATTGGCCTGAGGACGGTTACTCCCGATGAGCTCAACACGGTCTTGACACAAATCGAAGCGTGTCTGAACTCCAGGCCGCTCACGCAAATCAGTAACGATCCTAGCGACTTGAGCGTACTGACACCCGGCCATTTTCTTGTGCAGCGACCGCTGACTGCGGTGGCAGGGCCGTGGCTGAAGGATATTCCAGAGGGTCGACTCTCCAGGTGGCAGCAGGCGGAAAACTTTGTCCAGCGAGTGTGGTCCAGATGGTCCACGCAATACTTGTCCGACCTGCATAACAGGACCAAGTGGTCCCGGCAGaagaataatttatttgttgGCACTATGGTGCTGATCAAGGAGGACAACCTCCCTCCTCTTAAATGGCTTCTAGGCAGAGTGATTCAGGTTCATCCCGGAGCCGATGGAAATATCAGGGTCGTCACCGTGCGGACCAAGGATGGGAACATCGTTCGTGCTATCTCAAAGATATGCATCTTACCCATTTCCGACAACGACCAACCACCAGCGACTGGGGAGAACTAG